The sequence below is a genomic window from Thioclava nitratireducens.
AAAGACCATCAGGTAGCGCCCTCTCCGGAACAGGTGTCAAAAGCTGCGCGCGCGGCATCACGGCGCAGAGGTGCGGGATCGAGCGCGCGCACGCCGGAGACGCTGAGATCCCCCGCGCCGCCATCAGCGCTCGCGCGCAGGAAATCGGACGTCAGCGCGTCGAGATCGCCCGACAGAAGCCGGGGGCGCTGATCCGTAAAATCGTTGTCATGCAGGCGCAGGTCGGCAAGGCCGGTCGCGCGGATGCCCATCCGGTTGCCCGCAAAGCGGCTGTCGGTGATAAGCACCCGCGTTTCGGGGCGCTGGCGGTCTATCATCAGTCCGGGGCCTCTATTGTCGGCAAACCGGCTCTCTTTGAAGATCGTCGTGCCCGCACCGCGCTCGGCGAAGCCGGCGCCTTTATTTCCCGAGACCTCGATCCGGTCGAAGAGAACGCAGGTCGCGCCTTGCGCCATCGTCGCGCCGGAACCGTCGAAGCCCCGCACGGCGACATCGCGAAGCTGAAGCGCGCGGCTGTTGTCATCCACGCGCATGCCCTTGCCCTGCCCGCCATCGAGCGCGACATTGACGAGCCGCATGTCGGAGACGCCCGAAAGGTGCAGCGCCTGCTCGCCCCCGGTATCGCGGACGGTCAGATCGGTGATCGTGCCCCCGTCGATATCGCGCAGCATCAGGCCGCTGCCCCGCGCGTCGGCAATCTCGGTATCGGTGAGGTTCACCCCGTCGAGATCCTGCAGGACGACGCCGCGCAGATCAGTGAAACTGTTCCCGGTCATCGCGGCCGGGCTGCCGAAACTGAGCAACCCGCGCCCGCCGAGAAACAGCCCGGCGCTATAGGCCCGGTCGCCATAGCCGAGGCCGGTCAGCGTGGCATCTTTCAGCGACAGGCTCTGCGGTCCGAGTGCTGCGACAAAGGGACGGAACCCCGCAATATCGGGATGCACGTCGGGGCCCGCGGCGATGGTGGCGTGATCGACGTCGAGCGCGCCGAAAGAGATCAGGTAGCTGCCCTCGCGACGCGAAAGGTCCAGCCGATCGCCCTCGGACAGCGAAAGCGACGCGCCTTTCAGCACCACGATGGGCATCGAGGCCACAAACCGGTCATCCTTGCGGATCAGCGCATCGGGATGGCCGGAATCCGCCAGCAGGTCGTCGAGCATGGCCAAGGTCACATCGCCCTGGTTGAGGTAGATCGCCGAGCCGCCGCCCGGCGTATCGCCCAGAAGCTCCGTGTCGATTTCGACCCCGGCACCGGCGGCAAGCTGGGTCAGCGCCAGGCGCACGTTGGACACCGACGCGCTGACCGCCTGCTGAGCAGCCGCCGGCGCGGTGAGCGCCAGCGCCAGCCCGCAGGACAGGCCAAGGCAACGCAGGTGTTCACTCACGTGCATCGCGCGTTCCCTTCGATGTCTCTTCGGCCTCGTCTTCCGAGAGGTCGATTTCGTAAAGGCTCAGCGCCCCGTCGCCGGTGTTCCAGACCTCGACCGACGAGCCGGGGCTTACGTTGATGCTATGACCCTGGCTGCAGGCATGGGTCGGCCCGCCGTTCTTCCAGTGGCCGCGACCGCTCGACACAGCGAGCAGCTTTCCACCCGGGGTCGGCCCGCGGAAAGTCGCGGTCTCGCCCGCGTCGAGGGTGAGACGCGACACGGCGGGGAAGGCCTCGCCGCCCTGCCCGATATCTTCGGTTGCGACCTCGGGATGGCGCGCCACTTCGCTGCGGTTCTGGGCCTTGAGCTCGGCGACGGCGTCTTTCACCTTCTGGGCGTTGCTGTGATTGGTCACGAGGAGCGCGTCGGGCGTGTCGACGACGATCACGTCCTCCATGCCGATCACGGTGACCAGCTTGTCGCCCGCGCGGATCAGCGAGTTGCGGCAGTCGAGGGTCAGGGCCTGTCCGGTCGAAACGTTGCCGTCTTCGCCCTTGGGGCTGATCGAATGGATCGCGGTCCAGGCCCCCACGTCGTCCCAGTCGACCTCGACGGGAGCGACGGCGACGCGGTCGGAGCGTTCGAAGATCAGCCGTTCGGTCGGCTCGTTCGCGGCCTCGGCGAAATGCGCGCCGTCGAGGCACAGGCCGGTTTCGGTCTTTTTCGCGCCGTCGAGCGCGGCCAGAACGGCGGCCAGCGTCGCCGGGTCGTATTTCTCGAATTCCTCGATCAGGACGTCAGCGCGCATCAGGCTGATGCCCGACGCCCAGAACGTGTCGCCCGATGCGACGAGCCGTTGGGCTTTCTCCAATTCGGGCTTCTCGATGAAACTGGTGACCTCGTGGAGGCCTTCCTGGCCATCGACCAGCGCGCCGCCGGAGATATAGCCGAACCCGGTCTCGGCATATTTCGGCACCACGCCGAACAGCACGATCCGGCCCTGCTGCGCGCCCTCGCGCATCTGCTTTACCACCGTGTTCATGTCGCCTTCGATCTTGTGATCGGACGGCAGGACCAGAAGCAGCGCCTCGGGATCCTCTTCCGCCAGCGTCAGGGCAGCGGCGAGAACCGCGGGGCCGGTATTGCGGCCCATCGGCTCCCCCAGAAAGCGCCCGGTGACGCCGATCTCGGCGAGCTGATCGCGCACAAGACCCTCCTCGGAGGCGGCGGCGACCAGCAACGGGTCAGCGAAATCGTCATCGAGATGGCGCGCCACGGTGCTTTGCAGGAACGTCGGACCGCCATTGCCGTCGATGGACTGGAATTGCTTGGGCTGGGCGACGCGGGACATCGGCCACAAGCGGGTCCCCATCCCTCCAGACAGAACTACGGGATTAACGACACTATTCATGACTGGTCTCCAATTGCTTTGATACTACGGGTAAAGGCGCGCGCTTCTCCGAGCGCGTCGCGGGAAAGGCTGCCCCAATCGACCCCGAAGGCATCGCGGCTGACGCTGAGCGCGGCGACCTGCCCCGCCTCGTCGGGCGAAAGGTCGATCGATGGGACGAGATTGGCGCGCACCAGCCCGTCGGAGCCGACAGCACCCGGCGCGCGGAACCCGTCGCCGAGGGTCGCACGGAATTCGGTCCCGTCAGGCAGGGTCACGTTGACGCCGCCGGTCTGCTGCACTTCGAACAAAAGCTCCTGCGGCAGGCGCGCCTCGATGACCAGCGGCGCATCCGGAGCGGAGATCTCGAAGAGCGGCTCGCCAGCAAGAACGGTGCTGCCCTCGGCCACGGAAATCGGATGGACGGTGCCTTTGCTCGGCATGGCGATCGAAAGCGTCTCCCCGTCCACCGTGTCGAGCGCGAAGAGCACATCGCCCGGACCGGCATCGGGGTTGATGAAGCTGATCTGACCGTCGGCGGTCGCCCGGATCGTCTGGCCCTGCGCGACCACGCGGCCCGGGGCGGCGATATCGGTCGTGAACAGACGCGCCTGCATCAGGCTGACGGCCAGCGCGATGAGCGCGACGCTCAGGGCAAGCACGACGAGCGTGCCGAACGCGCTGCGCAGCCGCTTGCGGAACCCGGGCTTCGGCGCCGCTCCGGTGCCGCCCTTGGGTTGCGCGAGCGATCCGCTGCGGATCAGCCCGCCGGAGCTGGTCAGGTCACCCGAGATATAGTCATTCAGGATTTGCCGCAGCTGCGGCGAGTGATCGCCCGTCGGCTCGGTGAAGACCAGTACGCTGGAATTGTCGCCTTCCACCATGACCCGCGCGGTCGGCACGAGCGCCACCTGAAAGCCGGGAAAGTCGAAGATCAGGTGGACGATCTTTTCCGTGCCGTCGATCCGGCGGTCTATCAGGCCCGAGACCTGCGCCTCGGTCAGCGACAGACCGTCGCCTGCGTAGCGCCGTCCGTCGATGACCGCGGAAAACGGGATATCGATCAACGGGTGTTCGTTTCCGGCCGAAAGCGGCGCCGGTGAAGTGTCGGGGGCGTGTGTCATGGTGCGTCCTGTCGGTCGTTTAGAGAAGTCCGGTCGAGAGCGCCGCGGCGAGGGTTAGCCACCCCAGCGCAAGGACCTGCATGTAAGTGGAAGTGGCCGAGCGCAGCCGCGCTCCGAGAGGCATGCGCGCCGCGGCTTTCTTGGCGGCCTGGCGCGTCCATTTCTGCCGGTCGAGACGGAACAGGGCCGAGCTCTTGACCGACGCGCCGAGAATCTGGCCGAAGTAGAGCAGCGGCGCGTAGATGATCGGGAAGCCGCCGCCCCGGAAGGTCGAGAGCATCCAGCAGAAGACGTAGCGGGTGAACATCACCCAGGCGATGTAGGCGGGGATCACCGCGGGCGTCGCGAAGAGCGCGGTCAGCGCGATCGAGATCGGCCCGAACAGCGTCGTCCAGATCGACACGCGCTGGTCGAGGATCGACCACCAGGTGAAGAACCCGATCCGCGACGGGCCCAGCGCCACCGCGCGGCCATTGGTGCGCAGCATGTTGCCGAACCACCGCTTCATCAGCGCCACGGCGCTTTCGACGAAGCCCGGCATCGGCTGCTCCTCGTAGGAGACGCAGCGCACGTCGGGCAGATAGGTCATCCGGTAGCCGCGGCTCAGCAGCCAGAACCAGGTCGATTTGTCGTCGCCGGTCAGGAAGTTGATCCGACCGAGCCGCCAGTGATCGATATGGTCCGATTGAACCTGTCGGATGAAGCTCGGGTCCACCGCCAGGTCGGCGCGGAAGACGGACATCCGGCCCGTCAGCGTCAGCACCCGGCCGCCGAACGCCATCGAGGACATCATCATCTGACGCTGCATGAAGCGCAGATCGAACCAGTTCCGGAACAGCCAGTCATCCGGGATCTCGACGGATTCGTCGGTGGTCAGCGCCCCGACCCGTTCGTCGGTGAAGAAGGGCGCGGAGCGCTCGACGATGTCTGCTGGCACGGCGCTGTCGCCGTCGACGAACAACATGATGTCGTCGCGTCGCGGGGCCTCGCGCTGCATCAGCCGCAGCGAGCGGGCGATGGCGTCGCGCTTCCCGGTTCCCGGGATCTGGTCGATGATGAAGCGCACCTGCGGCATGTCGTGCCTGCGCGCCTCGAAGAGATCGCGCAGCACCCTGAGGTCGGCGCCATCCACCACCGAGGCGACGATGGTCGCGCCGCCGGGCGAGCGGCGGGCCGCCTCGAAGATCGAGCTGTAGACGCGGCTCGTGACGCCCGGCTCGATCTTGTAGGTCGTGACCATGAAATACGCGTGCGCCGGAACGGGGCGGCGCGCATAGGCGGCCTCGGCCCGCGCGCGGCGCCGGGGATAGAGCACCCGGACATAGGCGGTCGCGCGCAGGAAGTTCAGTGCCGCCCATCCATACCGCCACAGGCCGATCACCCCGAGCACCACGATGGCACTATCGGCGGCAGCCAGGCTGGTGTCGCGCACGGCAAGGCCCAATGCGACGAAAGCCGCGATATAAATGAGATGACCCAGCATTGCGGATTACCAGCAGATGCCCTGATAGCCAGCGTCGCTGACGAGGTTCGGGTCGATGCGGCCGAGATCCACCACGCGGCGGTTGCCCAGCGTCTCCTTCAGACGGGCGGTCACCTCGGGATACTTGTTGCCCACGACGATGACCTCGCTGTCTTCGATCAGACGGTCCAGATCGTCTTCCATCCGTTCGAAGAGGTCGGGCACGACGGCGTTGCCGCGGCCGGCGGCGCCGGGATCGTTGGCGAAGGCGGTGGCGACATAGGGATCGTAGATGCGCACGTCCTGACCGCTTTCGATCAGCCGCGCGGCCAGATCGGCCAGCGGGCTTTCACGCAGATCGTCGGTGCCCGACTTGAAGCTGACGCCGACGAGACCGACGGTCTTCTTCGAGGCGGAGCGCACCATGGCCTCGGCGCGCTCTATCTGCGCCTCGTTCGCCTCGAGAATGGCGTTCAGAAGCGGCGTCGCGACGCCCGATGTCTCGCCCACCGCCTTGAGTGCGCGCACGTCCTTGGGCAGGCAGGAGCCGCCGAAGGCGAAGCCGGGACGCAGGAAGGCCGGCGACATGGCGACCTTGGTGTCGCTGCACAGGACCGCCATCACCTTCTGACCGTCGAGGTCGTTGGCCTTGGCGATGTTGCCGATCTCGTTGGCAAAGCTGATCTTCGCCGCGCGCCAGCTGTTCGATGTGTATTTCACCATCTCGGCGGTGCGAATATCGACCTTGTTCATCTCGCAGGGAAGATCCTGGTTGATCTCGGTCAGGACCTGTTCGGTCTGCGCGTCGAGGCTTCCGAACACGATCAGGCCGGGATCGGCATAATCCTCGATCGCGGTGCTTTCGCGCAGGAATTCCGGAAAGTAGCCGACGCCGAAATCGCGCGCTGCGAGCTTGCCGGAGGCGCGTTCGAGCGTGGGAATGCAGATCTCTTCCATGGTGCCGGGGACGATGGTCGAGCGCATGATGACCGTGTGGCGGTCTGACTTGTTGGCGATCGCCTTGCCGATGTCCTGACAGACGGAGACCACGAAGGTCAGACCGACCGAGCCGTCGGGCGCCGAAGGCGTGCCCACGCAGACGAAGGAGGCGTCGGTCTTCGCGACGGCCTCCGCCGCGTCGGTCGTGGCCCTGAGCCGACCGCTCGCAGCCATCTCGGCCACCAGCTCGTCGAGCCCTTTTTCAACGATGGGCGCGCGGCCCGCATTCAGTCCATCGACCTTGCTCTCGTCGAGATCGACCGCAATCACTTCGTGGCCGTCACGAGCAAGGCAAGCCGCTGACACGACGCCCACGTAGCCGATCCCGAAAACACTGATCTTTGCCATAATTCTTTTCCTTCTCCCCTCGAAACGGGCGAATCGAAACGTGTAATGGGCAGAGGTACCGCCCGGTTCGACCCAAGGGATAAAGGAAGATTCGCAGCCCTTTCAGTCGGGAATACGGGCGAAGAGCGGAGGAATTTCGGAAAGGGGTCGGGAGCTTCCTGACCCCCCGTGTGGGGCAAAAACCCACTCGGGAGGTCGGACGGGCTCAGACGAGCCAGCCCCGCGCGCTCGCCATCCGGATCAGCGCGGGCCGGTCCGCGAGGCCAAGCTTGTTCATGCCACGCGCGCGGTGGCTGTCGACGGTCTTTCGGCTGAGGCCGATCTGGTCCGCGATATCGCTGTTGGAATAGCCTTTGGCCCAGAGCCGCAGCACATATTCCTCGCGCTCGGTCAGCGCCTTGCCCTCGGTGGGACCCGGCATCTCGCCCTCGGCGGAGCGCGAAAGACCGCGGTCGACCAGGCTTCCGCCCGCAAGGGTGACGCGGATCACCCGCATCAGCGCGGGGCCCGAGATCGATTTCGCCACGACGGAGCTGAAGCCGATCCGCATGCAGAAGCTGACAAGCTCCTTTGTCGGCTGCGACGCAACGGCGATCAGCGCCAGCGAGGGACAGGCGGCCAGCATCTGCGGGACCAGTTCTTCAAGGTTCGGAGTAAACTGCGGATCGATAAGGAGAACATCCCAGTCGGGATCGCGCAGGCGTTCTATGTCGGTGGCAGAAAGCGCGTCGCCATGCGTCCCCGTGTCGTCGAATGTCGACGCCGCGAGGTCGAGCACCGCTGACGCGAAAATCGGACTTTGGTCGGCCACGCCGATCCGGATCGGACTAACGCTTCGCATCTTCCACTAGACCCGGTTACACCGCCCAGGCGTTGCGCCGCGCAAAGGTTTCGAGTTCGCGCGCGCATGTGAGACCCATCTTTGATAGGGCGCGGTACTTATGCGTCTCGACGGTCTTGCCGCTGATCAGAAGGTCGTTTCCGATGGCGCGACAGCTCTTGCCCTCGACGAGCCCGCGCACGACCTCCCGCTCCCGGCTGGTGAGGGCTTCGGTGCCGACCAGAATGGGCGCGCTGGAATCGCTGCGCGCTTCGGCATAGCACCCGTCGACATACAGACTTCCCATGGAGACCGAGAAAACCGCGTCGATGAGCATTTCGATATTGCCGCTGCGGGAGACGACGCCGTCGTAATCCGACTGGAGACACTGGCGCGCGATCTCGAGTGCAGTTTCCGGCAGGTAGGCGATTGCGGCGACCGGACCGGCGGCCTCGCGGACGGCGCTCAGGGTCTCGGCAGGGTCCGCAGAGGTCTGGCTCGGGTCGAACACGACCACGTCGCAGGTCTCCATCGGGACGTCCTTCGAGGTCAATGCGGAGGGCACATCTTTGCATTCGCTGACAACCGCGATGCTTCCATCCGCAGCGAAGCTCCGCTCCACAGCATCCGCGAGAATGGCGTTGTCGTCGATGAACAGAACACGGGGGGTTTCGGTTGCGTTCGTGAAGTTGGCCATGTTGAGTTCTCCCGCTCACTTCGGTTAACAGCGAATTTACGGTCCGTTAACAGGTGCTTTGCGGGTTAGTTCCATCACGACTGACGGTCTTTTCGAGCGCTCAGCGGGAACCTGCCGCCGACTTTCGCGAAGGTTCGGATATTGTTGGCAAAGTTCGTTTCATGGCTCTCGGCGCGTTATCGCCTGAAGATTTTGTGACTACCGTTATGGTTGTATTAATTCCCGAAACTCAACCGAGTTCCCCTGCTATCATCGCGATTTCTCGTTGAGGCGCCTCGTCCGAAACCAGCCCCATCGCGTCAAAACACACGTCGAAAGCGAGGCCCAAAAGAGACTGTGCACGGACGCGTGTAAAAGCCTCCTTCCTGCATGCTCGCGCGGCAGCGTCGTTGCGAGGCCTTCGCGGCGATACGCGCGGGGCCCGAATGCACTATGGCGCTCTTTGCGGGCGCCTATGTCGCTGCGCGACATCGGAGTGACGCTTATGCCCATTTCGAGCTCCGGAATTCGTCGTAGGGGCGAGGCTGTTTCAATCCGGGTACGCGCCCGGTCGCCACGAGGTTCATTTTCCGCCTCGAACTTCCCGGAGGCCATCATGGCACGCCAGACAAAGCTCATCCTCTGCCCCATCAACCTGCGCCACGCTCAGGTCGAACATCATGCCTACATGGAAGCCGTCGAGATGGCGCGGCGGCGCCAAGCCAAGCTGATCGTCGCGACGATCGCGCCCGAGATCGAGCGTAATCTCAACATCTACAACTCCGATACCTATTGGGGCCAGCAGCTGCGCAAGTTCGTCAACGACAACCCCGCCAGCGGGGTGCCCGAGATCGAGATGGTCGTGCGCAAGGGCGCCGTGCATCGTCAGATCGTCAAGCTGGCAGACGAGCGCAAGGTGGACCTCATCGTGATGGAAGCCGCCAACCCGAAGGTGAAGGACTATCTGCTGGGCACCACGGCGTCGCATGTCGTGACCCATGCAGAGTGCTCGGTCTACGTCGTGCGCAGCTAAGGACCCGGCCCGGGATGCGACAGCACGCCGGGCAGCGCGCGCCCCGCTCCTGCGGCATCCCACGCTTATATTTGGGAAAAGCCCGCGCCTGTCGCGCGGCGGGTCGGACCCGCCCCAATACAGGGGCGGATCCCTTTCTCCTTACCTCTTGGCGGTTTCGCCCGAGGATTGCGCGGGCACCAGCGCGCGCATGATCGAGGGCATGGTGAGGCTGCCCACCGGCTCGCCCCCCATCATCACGCGGTAGCGGCGGTCGAGCGCCCCTTCCGCCTTGGCGATGACGCTCTCGAGGTTGTCGTTGCCGTCGATATCGCCCGACATTTCGCCTTCCGGCGCGCCACGCTCCATCACCGAGCGCACGCGCAGCACGCGGGCGCGGTTGATGTCGGCCACGAAGTCCTCGATGTAGGGATCCGCCGGGTTGAGGAGGATCTCCTGCGGTTCGCCCTGCTGGACCACCCGACCGTCATTCAGGATCACCAGGTGATCGGCGAGCTTGAGCGCCTCGTCCAGATCGTGGGTGATGAAGATGATGGTCTTGTGCAGCTCGGCCTGAAGCTCGAGCAGCAGATCCTGCATGTCGGTCCGGATCAGCGGATCGAGCGCCGAGAAAGCTTCGTCCATCAGCATGATGTCCGAGTTCGACGCCAGCGCCCGGGCGATCCCCACGCGCTGCTGCATCCCGCCCGAGAGCTGGTGCGGGTGGTGGTCCCCGTAGCCCCCGAGCCCGACACGGTCGAGCCATTTCTCGGCTTCCGCGACATAGTCCGAGGCCGGGAAGCCGCGGGTGGCCAGCGCCATCGCCGTATTCTCCGCCACCGTGCGGTGGGGCAGAAGGGCGAATTTCTGGAACACCATCGACATCCGCTCGCGCCGCAGTTTGCGCAGCTGCGCCTCGTTATAGTCGAGGATGTTCTCGCCATTGACGAGAACTTCCCCCGCGGTCGGCTCGATGAGCCGGTTGAGGTGCCGGATCAGCGTGGATTTACCCGAGCCCGAAAGCCCCATGATGACGGTGATCTCACCCTCTTTCATGTCCACGTTGATGTCGCTGAGCCCGAGCACGTGGTTGCGCTTCTCGAGCAGTTCCGGCTTGCCCATGCCTGCCTTCACGTCTTCCAGCGCCGCTTGCGGATCCGACCCGAAGATCTTGTAGAGATGTCGGATCGAGACCTTGATTTCCTTGGTCATGCCTGTCTCCTCACTTGCCGCTCTTGCTGGTGTCGATCCGCGCCAGCGAGGCTTTCGTCACGCGGTCGAGCAGGATCGCGATGATCACGATGCCGAAGCCCGCCACGAGACCAACACCCAGTTCGAGCGACCGGATACCGCGCAGCACAAGCACGCCCAGACCCGGGGCCGAGACGAGCGAAGCGATTACCACCATGGCGAGGCTCATCATGATCGTCTGGTTCACGCCGGCCATGATGTTGGGCAGCGCGAGCGGGATCTGCACGCCGAACAGCTTCTGGCGCTTGGTCATGCCGAAGGCGTCGGCTGCCTCGATCACGTCGGGATCGACCAGTCGGATGCCGAGATCGGTCAGGCGCACCACGGGCACGATCGCGTAGAGGATGATCGCGATACCGTAGAGCTTCGGCTCGGTCACCGAGAACAGGAAGATCAGCGGGATCAGGTAGACGAAGGGCGGCAGCGTCTGCAGCATGTCGAGGATCGGGATCACGGTGCGCTGGAGCCTGTCGCTCCGCGACATCGCGATACCTATGGGCACGCCGAAGAGAACGCATATGAACGCACAGACGAAGATGATCGCCAGCGTCTGCATCGCCGCGTCGTAATGGTTGATGAAGGCGAGGAAGGCGATCGAGACCAGCACGAAGACCACAAGTCTCCAGGACCGCGTTACCAGCCAGGTGATCAGCATCAGGATCGGCACCATCAGCCACCACGGCGTGTTGGTCATGATCCAGAGCATGTCGCGCAGCGCCCAGCTCAGCGGCTGTGTCAGCGGGTCGACGACGGCACGCAGACCGCCACGGATCGCGAGAAATCCGTCTTCGAGGCCCTGCGTCACGTCGCGCGAGGGCGGGATCGCCGCGCAGGCCTTGTTGAGGGCGTCGAGCGAGGGAAAGGGCCAGTTCCACAGGGAGGGGCCTTGCGTCGTGGTGCCGTCGGTCTGTGCGATCAGGTCGGCCATCGACGTCATGCCGCCGCCACCGTCACCGCCAGCCGAGCACCAGTCCTTCAGCCCCACGGCGTTAAAGAAATTCTCGTAAGCTGCCATTGGTTTTCCGGGTCATTGGGGAGGACCCGCCCCATGTTGTTGCGTGATGGATCGAAAAAGGACGGGGCCTGCCTCGGCCCCGTCCAAGGTGTGCGCATCAAGCGCGCGTCACGATCATCCGCCGATCAGCTTCGAAAGCTTCTTCTGGGCGTCTGCGTTGAGCCAGTTCTTCCAGGTGTTCTGGTAGTTCTTGATGAAGTAGACCGCGGTCTCTTCACCCGACGCCTTGTTCTCGTCCTGCCACGCGAGCAGTTTCGACATGGTGTCGGTCTTGAAGCTCATCTTCGAGAAGAACTCGGTCTCGGCCGGGTGGGTCTTCGCGAAGTCGCTCGTCACCGAGGTCAGCACGGGCGCTGCCGGGAAGTCGGAAACCTGCGGATC
It includes:
- a CDS encoding right-handed parallel beta-helix repeat-containing protein — its product is MHVSEHLRCLGLSCGLALALTAPAAAQQAVSASVSNVRLALTQLAAGAGVEIDTELLGDTPGGGSAIYLNQGDVTLAMLDDLLADSGHPDALIRKDDRFVASMPIVVLKGASLSLSEGDRLDLSRREGSYLISFGALDVDHATIAAGPDVHPDIAGFRPFVAALGPQSLSLKDATLTGLGYGDRAYSAGLFLGGRGLLSFGSPAAMTGNSFTDLRGVVLQDLDGVNLTDTEIADARGSGLMLRDIDGGTITDLTVRDTGGEQALHLSGVSDMRLVNVALDGGQGKGMRVDDNSRALQLRDVAVRGFDGSGATMAQGATCVLFDRIEVSGNKGAGFAERGAGTTIFKESRFADNRGPGLMIDRQRPETRVLITDSRFAGNRMGIRATGLADLRLHDNDFTDQRPRLLSGDLDALTSDFLRASADGGAGDLSVSGVRALDPAPLRRDAARAAFDTCSGEGAT
- a CDS encoding mannose-1-phosphate guanylyltransferase, whose amino-acid sequence is MNSVVNPVVLSGGMGTRLWPMSRVAQPKQFQSIDGNGGPTFLQSTVARHLDDDFADPLLVAAASEEGLVRDQLAEIGVTGRFLGEPMGRNTGPAVLAAALTLAEEDPEALLLVLPSDHKIEGDMNTVVKQMREGAQQGRIVLFGVVPKYAETGFGYISGGALVDGQEGLHEVTSFIEKPELEKAQRLVASGDTFWASGISLMRADVLIEEFEKYDPATLAAVLAALDGAKKTETGLCLDGAHFAEAANEPTERLIFERSDRVAVAPVEVDWDDVGAWTAIHSISPKGEDGNVSTGQALTLDCRNSLIRAGDKLVTVIGMEDVIVVDTPDALLVTNHSNAQKVKDAVAELKAQNRSEVARHPEVATEDIGQGGEAFPAVSRLTLDAGETATFRGPTPGGKLLAVSSGRGHWKNGGPTHACSQGHSINVSPGSSVEVWNTGDGALSLYEIDLSEDEAEETSKGTRDARE
- a CDS encoding HlyD family efflux transporter periplasmic adaptor subunit encodes the protein MTHAPDTSPAPLSAGNEHPLIDIPFSAVIDGRRYAGDGLSLTEAQVSGLIDRRIDGTEKIVHLIFDFPGFQVALVPTARVMVEGDNSSVLVFTEPTGDHSPQLRQILNDYISGDLTSSGGLIRSGSLAQPKGGTGAAPKPGFRKRLRSAFGTLVVLALSVALIALAVSLMQARLFTTDIAAPGRVVAQGQTIRATADGQISFINPDAGPGDVLFALDTVDGETLSIAMPSKGTVHPISVAEGSTVLAGEPLFEISAPDAPLVIEARLPQELLFEVQQTGGVNVTLPDGTEFRATLGDGFRAPGAVGSDGLVRANLVPSIDLSPDEAGQVAALSVSRDAFGVDWGSLSRDALGEARAFTRSIKAIGDQS
- a CDS encoding glycosyltransferase translates to MLGHLIYIAAFVALGLAVRDTSLAAADSAIVVLGVIGLWRYGWAALNFLRATAYVRVLYPRRRARAEAAYARRPVPAHAYFMVTTYKIEPGVTSRVYSSIFEAARRSPGGATIVASVVDGADLRVLRDLFEARRHDMPQVRFIIDQIPGTGKRDAIARSLRLMQREAPRRDDIMLFVDGDSAVPADIVERSAPFFTDERVGALTTDESVEIPDDWLFRNWFDLRFMQRQMMMSSMAFGGRVLTLTGRMSVFRADLAVDPSFIRQVQSDHIDHWRLGRINFLTGDDKSTWFWLLSRGYRMTYLPDVRCVSYEEQPMPGFVESAVALMKRWFGNMLRTNGRAVALGPSRIGFFTWWSILDQRVSIWTTLFGPISIALTALFATPAVIPAYIAWVMFTRYVFCWMLSTFRGGGFPIIYAPLLYFGQILGASVKSSALFRLDRQKWTRQAAKKAAARMPLGARLRSATSTYMQVLALGWLTLAAALSTGLL
- a CDS encoding nucleotide sugar dehydrogenase → MAKISVFGIGYVGVVSAACLARDGHEVIAVDLDESKVDGLNAGRAPIVEKGLDELVAEMAASGRLRATTDAAEAVAKTDASFVCVGTPSAPDGSVGLTFVVSVCQDIGKAIANKSDRHTVIMRSTIVPGTMEEICIPTLERASGKLAARDFGVGYFPEFLRESTAIEDYADPGLIVFGSLDAQTEQVLTEINQDLPCEMNKVDIRTAEMVKYTSNSWRAAKISFANEIGNIAKANDLDGQKVMAVLCSDTKVAMSPAFLRPGFAFGGSCLPKDVRALKAVGETSGVATPLLNAILEANEAQIERAEAMVRSASKKTVGLVGVSFKSGTDDLRESPLADLAARLIESGQDVRIYDPYVATAFANDPGAAGRGNAVVPDLFERMEDDLDRLIEDSEVIVVGNKYPEVTARLKETLGNRRVVDLGRIDPNLVSDAGYQGICW
- a CDS encoding response regulator transcription factor, whose product is MRSVSPIRIGVADQSPIFASAVLDLAASTFDDTGTHGDALSATDIERLRDPDWDVLLIDPQFTPNLEELVPQMLAACPSLALIAVASQPTKELVSFCMRIGFSSVVAKSISGPALMRVIRVTLAGGSLVDRGLSRSAEGEMPGPTEGKALTEREEYVLRLWAKGYSNSDIADQIGLSRKTVDSHRARGMNKLGLADRPALIRMASARGWLV
- a CDS encoding response regulator transcription factor — protein: MANFTNATETPRVLFIDDNAILADAVERSFAADGSIAVVSECKDVPSALTSKDVPMETCDVVVFDPSQTSADPAETLSAVREAAGPVAAIAYLPETALEIARQCLQSDYDGVVSRSGNIEMLIDAVFSVSMGSLYVDGCYAEARSDSSAPILVGTEALTSREREVVRGLVEGKSCRAIGNDLLISGKTVETHKYRALSKMGLTCARELETFARRNAWAV
- a CDS encoding universal stress protein gives rise to the protein MARQTKLILCPINLRHAQVEHHAYMEAVEMARRRQAKLIVATIAPEIERNLNIYNSDTYWGQQLRKFVNDNPASGVPEIEMVVRKGAVHRQIVKLADERKVDLIVMEAANPKVKDYLLGTTASHVVTHAECSVYVVRS
- a CDS encoding quaternary amine ABC transporter ATP-binding protein, which codes for MTKEIKVSIRHLYKIFGSDPQAALEDVKAGMGKPELLEKRNHVLGLSDINVDMKEGEITVIMGLSGSGKSTLIRHLNRLIEPTAGEVLVNGENILDYNEAQLRKLRRERMSMVFQKFALLPHRTVAENTAMALATRGFPASDYVAEAEKWLDRVGLGGYGDHHPHQLSGGMQQRVGIARALASNSDIMLMDEAFSALDPLIRTDMQDLLLELQAELHKTIIFITHDLDEALKLADHLVILNDGRVVQQGEPQEILLNPADPYIEDFVADINRARVLRVRSVMERGAPEGEMSGDIDGNDNLESVIAKAEGALDRRYRVMMGGEPVGSLTMPSIMRALVPAQSSGETAKR
- a CDS encoding ABC transporter permease, coding for MAAYENFFNAVGLKDWCSAGGDGGGGMTSMADLIAQTDGTTTQGPSLWNWPFPSLDALNKACAAIPPSRDVTQGLEDGFLAIRGGLRAVVDPLTQPLSWALRDMLWIMTNTPWWLMVPILMLITWLVTRSWRLVVFVLVSIAFLAFINHYDAAMQTLAIIFVCAFICVLFGVPIGIAMSRSDRLQRTVIPILDMLQTLPPFVYLIPLIFLFSVTEPKLYGIAIILYAIVPVVRLTDLGIRLVDPDVIEAADAFGMTKRQKLFGVQIPLALPNIMAGVNQTIMMSLAMVVIASLVSAPGLGVLVLRGIRSLELGVGLVAGFGIVIIAILLDRVTKASLARIDTSKSGK